GATGCGTATGTAAAAGAAAATACTACAGAGCTTGTGAATCCATTGGATATAAAGAAGAAGTTAGAGCTGCTGGAAGAAAAGAGAAACACGATGCTTACGGAATTGGATACACAGATCAAGGTATCCAATGCGACTACTTTTATTGAAATAGCATAAAATATTGCCTGCATTACGAAAATTCCGAACTTAGTTTCCCTGTAACGGGGTTATGTTACAAGAAGAATATACCAATTCTGAAAAATTGGATTGCTCAATATAGAAGTGGCGCAGCTGGCAGCGCACATGGCAGCTAACCATGATGTCGCGGGTTCAAATCCTGCCTTCAAAAAAGTTGAGTATATATGGTGCTGGATAACATCTCCGATTGTGAATTGTTTTTGGTATTATCTGAACTTTCAATTATAAATAGTTAATGGTTTTGTTCTTGAAATGTTTTAAGTAAATGAATAACTTTCCTTTAGGCATAGAAATGTGCTGAAATCCATGAAGCAGGTTAAGGTGAGAAACTGATTGACCGGGGATAAGCCTCATGGCTGTAATGCAGGCAATATCATAAATTGGAGCTGTGGCGAAAGCTACAGCTTCTGTCGTTGTTATGTATCTGTGGGTATCTGGTGAAATCCTTTGTGCGTGAGGATTATGAGAAACAGAAATATCGTCGAGCAGGGCACATATGATAAGCTGATTGAGGAGCAGGTAAGGTACTATCAGCTCTACACAGGAGATAAAGCAAACAAAGCAAAAGCATATTAAAGCTTCAGAAATCTCTTAAAGTATGTTATACTGGTTAAGATTTTGTATCATATTAATCAGAGGAGATTGTTTATGAAGAAAAAATTTTGGTTGAAACTGCTGCTGATTCTGGTGGTATTAGCGGCAGCGGTACTGTTGTTTGCCGGAAATTATCTGGTGGATTTTGCGATTGTGCGCGAGGAGAATGTGGAAAAAGATGTTGCGCCGCCCGCAGAGATTTCGGATGAGGCGGGAAATATCATGGCGGAAAATCTTGCCGCGATAAATGCGCAGAAGGAGGAGTGGCTGGCGGAAACGGCTGTGGAGGAGGTGTCGATTACATCGGAGGACGGTCTTTTGCTGAAAGGGGATTTGTTTTCCGGGGATGAGGACAGTCATCGGTGGCTGCTTGCGATTCACGGCTACACGGGGCAGCGGTCGGATATGCAGAATATAGCCAGCTTCTACGGCGTACAGGGCTATCATGTGCTGACGCCCGATATGCGCGCTCATGGAGAGAGCGAGGGAAAATATATTGGTATGGGCTGGCTGGACCGGAAGGACGTCCTGCAGTGGATTGATTTTATTCTTGAGAGGGATTCGCAGGCGGAAATTATTCTGCACGGCGTGTCGATGGGCGGCGCGACGGTGATGATGGTCTCCGGCGAGGAGCTTCCAGAGAATGTGAAGGGAATCGTGGAGGACTGCGGTTATACCTCGGTGTGGGATATTTTTGCGGATGAGCTGGCGTATCTGTTCCATCTGCCCACATTCCCGGTTATGGATGCAGCGAATCTGGTAGCCAATATCCGGGCAGGCTATGATTTTAAAGAGGCGTCCGCGGTGAAGCAGGTGGAAAAAAGCAGTGTGCCGACAGTATTTATACACGGCTCTGAGGATAACTTTGTACATACAGAAATGGTCTATGAGGTGTATGAGGCGTGCACGGCGCCGAAGGAGCTGCTGGTTGTGGAGGGCGCCGGACACGGGCAGGCATATCAGATGGATCCGGAGCTGTATTTTTCAACTGTATTTGATTTCCTGGACAGAGAGTGCTTCTGATGACGGCATAAAAGAGAGCGGACGGTGGCGCGAAGAAATTCAAATGACACGCCAGAGCTCGGATATAGATGTGGCGGAAGCCGTTGCCATCCGTCCGTCACAGACTGATGTGAGACAAATCATGAGATTTTAAGTGACCGGAGGATGTTATGAGATATTATATTGCGGATTCCCACTTTTTTCACGGGACTCTGAATACGAAGATGGATAACCGCGGCTTTGCCAATGCGGACGAAATGAACGCGTATATGCTGAAGCGGTGGAATGACAAAGTGCGGAAAAACGATGATGTCATCATTCTGGGCGACCTGTCCTGGGGAAAAGCAGAGGAGACGAACGAACTGCTGGAGCAGCTTAACGGGCGTCTGCATCTCATCCAAGGCAATCATGACCGGTTTCTGAAAAACAAAAAATACAACGCCGACCGGTTTGTGTGGATTAAGCCTTACGAGGAGCTACATGACAGCAAACGGAAGGTGGTGCTCTGCCACTATCCCATCATGTGCTACAACGGGCAATACCGCGTGGATTCCAAAGGGAATCCGCTGGTGTATATGCTGCACGGGCATGTGCACGATACGATAGATCAGCGGCTGCTGGAGCAGTTTGGCGATATCACACAAAATACTGTGCGCGAGGTGCAGGACGGCAGCGTCCGCGCAATTCCCTGCAACATGATAAATTGTTTCTGTATGTACTCTGATTACACGCCGCTCACACTCGA
This is a stretch of genomic DNA from Marvinbryantia formatexigens DSM 14469. It encodes these proteins:
- a CDS encoding alpha/beta hydrolase is translated as MKKKFWLKLLLILVVLAAAVLLFAGNYLVDFAIVREENVEKDVAPPAEISDEAGNIMAENLAAINAQKEEWLAETAVEEVSITSEDGLLLKGDLFSGDEDSHRWLLAIHGYTGQRSDMQNIASFYGVQGYHVLTPDMRAHGESEGKYIGMGWLDRKDVLQWIDFILERDSQAEIILHGVSMGGATVMMVSGEELPENVKGIVEDCGYTSVWDIFADELAYLFHLPTFPVMDAANLVANIRAGYDFKEASAVKQVEKSSVPTVFIHGSEDNFVHTEMVYEVYEACTAPKELLVVEGAGHGQAYQMDPELYFSTVFDFLDRECF
- a CDS encoding metallophosphoesterase, whose amino-acid sequence is MRYYIADSHFFHGTLNTKMDNRGFANADEMNAYMLKRWNDKVRKNDDVIILGDLSWGKAEETNELLEQLNGRLHLIQGNHDRFLKNKKYNADRFVWIKPYEELHDSKRKVVLCHYPIMCYNGQYRVDSKGNPLVYMLHGHVHDTIDQRLLEQFGDITQNTVREVQDGSVRAIPCNMINCFCMYSDYTPLTLDEWIACDRARRAQRRPT